One window of the Granulicella arctica genome contains the following:
- a CDS encoding 5' nucleotidase, NT5C type has translation MKRICIDMDEVMADAVAEHILRYNRDHTRQINRDELHGKWLWDIVSQDQHAVLESYLRSDDFFEVLDVMPHAQRVIERLHDRYEVFIATAAMEVPTSFVAKYRWLGKHFPYIQPSHIVFCGDKSILNADFLIDDNPRQLRRFQGEGILYHAHHNVNVTGFKRVKDWLAVEDLFLS, from the coding sequence GTGAAGCGCATCTGCATCGATATGGACGAGGTGATGGCCGACGCCGTTGCCGAGCACATCCTCCGCTACAACCGCGACCACACCCGCCAGATCAACCGGGACGAACTCCACGGCAAGTGGCTCTGGGACATCGTCTCCCAGGATCAGCACGCCGTCCTCGAGAGCTATCTTCGCTCCGACGACTTTTTTGAAGTCCTCGACGTGATGCCCCACGCCCAGCGCGTCATCGAGCGTCTTCACGACCGCTACGAGGTCTTCATCGCCACCGCCGCCATGGAGGTCCCGACCTCCTTCGTAGCCAAATATCGCTGGCTCGGCAAGCACTTCCCCTACATCCAGCCCTCGCACATCGTCTTTTGCGGTGACAAGAGCATCCTCAACGCAGACTTCCTCATCGACGACAACCCTCGCCAGCTTCGCCGGTTTCAGGGCGAGGGCATCCTCTACCACGCGCACCACAACGTCAACGTCACCGGCTTCAAGCGCGTCAAAGACTGGCTAGCTGTCGAAGATCTCTTCCTCAGCTAG
- a CDS encoding zinc ribbon domain-containing protein: MMLDFDLSQNFPETNRTDEVETMHPDLEKLMILQTHDIEAKRLRDELVALPKLVASLEATLKSVQGQRAVIVELITKEEVLRRSQESDIKDHKAKADRIRKQLDLATTTVQVTAFEHQIAFEQGEVSRLEDAELDSMERSEGLEGQRKLADDAVSDAGKILDRERIRAAETVAADKVALATVDTARQALRPQISEAALSTYDRIAKGKGTAVAEAVNQKCMACQMMVRPQRWNDLRDRSNDDDMMTCESCGRLLYYDPARDAPQRKTVPVESIAASIIRSL, translated from the coding sequence ATGATGCTAGACTTCGATCTTTCGCAGAACTTTCCCGAAACGAATCGGACTGACGAGGTAGAGACGATGCACCCAGACCTTGAAAAGCTGATGATTCTCCAGACCCACGATATCGAGGCCAAGCGCCTCCGCGATGAGTTGGTAGCCCTGCCCAAACTCGTCGCCAGCCTCGAAGCCACGCTGAAATCCGTACAGGGCCAGCGTGCCGTAATAGTCGAACTGATTACCAAAGAGGAGGTCCTGCGCCGCAGCCAGGAATCCGACATCAAGGACCACAAGGCCAAAGCCGACCGCATCCGCAAGCAGCTCGACCTCGCCACCACGACCGTACAGGTCACTGCCTTCGAACATCAGATCGCCTTCGAGCAGGGCGAAGTCAGCCGCCTCGAAGATGCTGAACTCGACTCCATGGAGCGCAGCGAGGGACTTGAAGGTCAGCGCAAGCTCGCCGACGACGCCGTCTCGGACGCCGGCAAGATCCTCGACCGCGAACGAATCCGCGCCGCCGAAACCGTAGCCGCCGACAAAGTCGCTCTGGCTACCGTCGACACGGCCCGTCAGGCACTCCGCCCGCAGATCAGTGAAGCCGCTCTCTCCACCTACGACCGCATCGCCAAGGGTAAGGGAACCGCCGTCGCCGAGGCCGTCAACCAGAAGTGCATGGCCTGCCAGATGATGGTCCGCCCCCAGCGTTGGAACGACCTCCGCGATCGCAGCAACGATGACGACATGATGACCTGCGAATCCTGTGGCCGCCTCCTCTACTACGACCCGGCCCGCGACGCTCCGCAGCGCAAAACCGTTCCCGTCGAAAGCATCGCCGCTTCCATCATCCGTTCGCTCTAG
- a CDS encoding A/G-specific adenine glycosylase: MPTRTKAFDTLLFRNNLSTWYTQHARKLPWRGIHNPYKTWVSEIMLQQTRVAAVIEHYHDFLTRFPTVTALAAASESDVLAAWSGLGYYRRARMMHKAAQFVAEHLDGIIPTTSTELRKLSGIGDYTCAAIASICYGESIAVVDGNVERVLLRITGRPEDTTSAGKAFIQQQAAALVPPRLIDDSTNAAGDHNQAMMELGATICLPRGPLCLQCPVYDLCITRGEHLTAPRGKARTLPAAYLLETRTRKHITEVLLEQRPAEASLMAGMYELPPLPADTVIGREPVLSLRHAITNTIYVVQIFESTDTTLRANIPASKTMLHWTSTAELAQLPLTGLARKVLQRLKIMSPRSQPQPLLEALNKS, encoded by the coding sequence ATGCCCACCCGCACCAAAGCCTTCGACACCCTCCTCTTCCGCAACAACCTCAGCACCTGGTACACCCAGCACGCCCGCAAGCTCCCATGGCGCGGCATCCACAATCCCTACAAGACCTGGGTCTCCGAGATCATGCTCCAGCAGACCCGCGTCGCCGCCGTCATCGAGCATTATCACGACTTCCTCACCCGCTTCCCCACCGTCACCGCCCTCGCCGCAGCCTCTGAGAGCGACGTCCTCGCCGCCTGGTCCGGCCTCGGCTACTACCGCCGTGCCCGCATGATGCATAAGGCTGCGCAGTTCGTAGCGGAGCACCTCGACGGCATCATCCCCACCACCTCCACAGAACTCCGCAAGCTCTCCGGCATCGGCGACTACACCTGCGCCGCCATCGCCAGCATCTGCTACGGCGAGAGCATCGCCGTAGTCGATGGCAACGTCGAGCGCGTTCTCCTCCGCATCACCGGCCGCCCCGAGGACACCACCTCTGCAGGCAAAGCCTTCATCCAGCAGCAGGCCGCAGCCCTCGTCCCGCCACGCCTCATCGACGACAGCACCAACGCCGCAGGCGACCATAACCAGGCCATGATGGAGCTAGGCGCCACCATCTGCCTCCCACGCGGCCCGCTCTGCCTCCAATGCCCCGTCTACGACCTCTGCATCACCCGCGGCGAGCACCTCACCGCCCCCCGCGGCAAAGCCAGAACTCTCCCGGCCGCCTATCTCCTCGAGACCCGCACCCGCAAACACATCACCGAAGTCCTCCTCGAGCAACGCCCCGCCGAAGCCAGTCTCATGGCGGGCATGTACGAACTACCCCCGCTCCCGGCAGACACAGTCATCGGACGAGAACCCGTCCTCAGCCTACGCCACGCCATCACGAACACCATCTACGTCGTCCAGATCTTCGAGTCCACGGACACCACACTCCGCGCCAATATCCCTGCCAGCAAAACCATGCTCCACTGGACCTCCACCGCCGAACTAGCCCAGCTTCCCCTCACCGGCCTCGCCCGCAAAGTATTGCAGCGGCTGAAGATCATGTCCCCTCGATCCCAGCCGCAGCCGCTACTTGAAGCACTCAACAAGAGCTAG
- a CDS encoding DUF2461 domain-containing protein, with protein sequence MAVHFSPEAPKFLRALKRNNDRNWFNDRKPLYERELKAPMLALIAEINEHLLDFAPHHVRPPQKVAMRIYRDIRFSPDKRPYKHNAGAWWARDGLEKTSGGGFYFEINGTELTIAAGAYMPERDQLLAIRRHIAEHHKELRSILAAKKLKAVLTEFDGLKLTRAPKGFPPDHPAIDLLLHRQWGVSATLPVEQALRPTLIKEIVSRFKLATPLVDFLNTPLQPKARKPLF encoded by the coding sequence ATGGCTGTCCACTTCTCCCCCGAAGCCCCGAAGTTCCTCCGCGCCCTCAAGCGCAACAACGACCGCAACTGGTTCAACGACCGCAAGCCCCTCTACGAACGCGAGCTGAAGGCTCCCATGCTCGCCCTCATCGCCGAGATCAACGAGCACCTCCTCGACTTCGCGCCGCATCACGTCCGCCCCCCACAGAAGGTAGCCATGCGCATCTACCGCGACATCCGCTTCTCTCCCGACAAGCGCCCCTACAAGCACAACGCCGGGGCGTGGTGGGCCCGCGACGGCCTCGAAAAGACCTCCGGCGGCGGCTTCTACTTCGAGATCAATGGCACCGAGCTCACCATCGCCGCCGGTGCCTACATGCCCGAGCGCGATCAGCTCCTCGCCATCCGTCGCCACATCGCCGAGCACCACAAAGAGCTCCGCAGCATCCTCGCCGCAAAGAAGCTGAAAGCCGTCCTCACCGAGTTCGACGGCCTCAAGCTCACCCGCGCCCCGAAAGGCTTCCCGCCCGACCACCCCGCCATCGACCTCCTCCTCCACCGCCAATGGGGCGTCTCCGCCACACTGCCCGTCGAGCAGGCCCTGCGTCCCACCCTCATCAAAGAGATCGTCAGCCGCTTCAAACTAGCCACGCCCCTGGTCGATTTCCTCAACACTCCCCTCCAGCCAAAGGCCCGCAAACCCCTCTTCTAA
- a CDS encoding DUF2251 domain-containing protein, giving the protein MESLTFVPGRAFLSSNSSAVPWTVVFEDEGVAGYFYACDRSQETQENSIMDAMLIYNVAALAKSDAELERPEPERIASVAWSRNGQQAVLYLDGTAQALFDFQGRCGYCRMDFPNFMEEGETWRKATHAWSDGALARFESELYGG; this is encoded by the coding sequence ATGGAGTCGCTTACATTTGTGCCGGGCCGTGCGTTTTTGTCATCAAATTCGAGCGCCGTTCCGTGGACCGTAGTTTTTGAAGACGAGGGTGTGGCGGGCTATTTCTATGCGTGCGATCGTTCGCAGGAGACGCAGGAGAACAGCATCATGGACGCGATGCTGATCTACAACGTAGCCGCACTGGCGAAGAGCGATGCGGAGCTGGAACGGCCTGAGCCGGAGCGGATCGCAAGCGTCGCCTGGTCGCGCAATGGTCAGCAGGCGGTGCTGTATCTCGATGGCACGGCGCAGGCGCTGTTCGATTTTCAAGGCCGATGCGGGTACTGCCGGATGGACTTCCCCAACTTCATGGAGGAGGGCGAGACGTGGCGGAAGGCGACCCATGCGTGGAGCGATGGGGCGCTGGCGCGATTTGAGTCAGAGCTTTACGGCGGATAG
- a CDS encoding CocE/NonD family hydrolase, whose protein sequence is MTLLCRAVALAVAVCSLSAMAQEKPVGNDIPPSFTLPKSADRIVFKPEFDYEKRVVMVPMRDGTKLYTVIVIPKGAKNAPIMLTRTCYNAAARAAAARPTSGNPPAAAALAVAPGRGGSDPVKAVSPHMIDELGLADEIFVKAGYIRIYQDVRGKYGSEGVYLMTPPPVGPFNPTGADDTTDAYDTIDWLTKNLPESNGKVGMIGSSYEGYTVVMALLHPHPALKAAMPESPMVDGWKGDDWFHYGAFRQRMLDYFVSQTAARGAGPRVPREYRDDYTAYLEKGSAGDFARSIGEDQLPYWHTVEQHPAYDAFWQSQALDKLVSEHPITVPTVWLQGLWDQEDMWGAIHSYRALEPKDKNNTMNYLVMGPWYHSQINREGHVMGPFTWDGDTTADFRNDVMLPFFNQYLKDGSPKADTPPVMIYNTGEDHWDRLKSWPLSCDGGCANKAKPLYLTTKGGLSFDAPAAEGEKFDEYTSDPAKPVPYLPRPVSGEKWRTWLVEDQRFVDGRPDVLTYMTEPLKVPLRVSGTPVVNLYASTSGTDSDWVVKVIDVYPEGQENSAMDGYELPVSMDIFRGRYRTSFEHPEAMKPDQPELYKFDLPQVNHIFQPGHRMMVQVQSTLFPLYDRNPQSFVPNIFDAKAGDYQKAKQRVWHAAGTASFISMPVAP, encoded by the coding sequence ATGACCTTATTGTGCCGTGCTGTTGCTCTTGCTGTTGCCGTTTGCTCACTCTCCGCCATGGCACAGGAGAAGCCGGTCGGCAACGATATTCCTCCCTCATTCACGCTGCCGAAGTCTGCGGATCGGATCGTGTTCAAGCCGGAGTTCGACTATGAGAAGCGGGTGGTAATGGTCCCGATGCGTGACGGGACGAAGCTGTATACGGTGATCGTGATCCCGAAGGGTGCGAAGAACGCGCCGATTATGCTGACGCGCACCTGCTACAACGCCGCTGCGCGGGCTGCGGCTGCGCGTCCTACATCTGGGAACCCTCCTGCTGCTGCAGCACTGGCTGTCGCTCCGGGACGTGGGGGCAGTGATCCGGTCAAGGCGGTGTCGCCGCACATGATCGACGAGCTTGGACTGGCGGATGAGATCTTTGTGAAGGCCGGGTACATCCGGATCTACCAGGATGTTCGCGGCAAGTATGGCTCGGAGGGTGTGTACCTGATGACGCCGCCGCCGGTTGGGCCGTTCAACCCTACGGGTGCGGACGATACGACCGATGCGTACGACACGATCGACTGGCTGACGAAGAACCTTCCTGAGAGCAATGGCAAGGTGGGGATGATCGGCTCGTCGTACGAGGGCTACACGGTGGTGATGGCGCTGCTGCATCCGCACCCGGCGCTGAAGGCAGCGATGCCGGAGAGCCCGATGGTCGATGGCTGGAAGGGCGACGACTGGTTCCACTATGGGGCGTTCCGCCAGCGGATGCTGGACTACTTCGTGTCGCAGACGGCGGCGCGGGGTGCGGGGCCACGGGTGCCGCGGGAGTACAGGGACGACTACACGGCTTACCTCGAAAAGGGGTCTGCGGGGGACTTTGCGCGGTCGATCGGTGAGGATCAGCTCCCGTACTGGCACACCGTCGAACAGCACCCGGCGTATGACGCCTTCTGGCAGAGCCAGGCGCTCGACAAGCTGGTGAGCGAGCATCCGATTACGGTTCCGACGGTCTGGTTGCAGGGTTTGTGGGACCAGGAGGATATGTGGGGTGCTATCCACAGCTATCGCGCGCTTGAGCCGAAGGACAAGAACAACACCATGAACTACCTCGTGATGGGGCCGTGGTACCACAGCCAGATCAACCGTGAGGGGCATGTGATGGGGCCGTTTACGTGGGATGGCGATACGACGGCGGACTTCCGCAATGACGTGATGCTGCCGTTCTTCAATCAGTATCTGAAGGATGGTTCGCCCAAGGCGGATACGCCGCCGGTGATGATCTACAACACGGGCGAAGATCACTGGGATCGCTTGAAGTCGTGGCCGCTGAGCTGCGATGGAGGATGTGCGAACAAGGCGAAGCCGCTGTATCTGACGACGAAGGGTGGCCTCTCCTTCGACGCGCCTGCTGCCGAGGGTGAGAAGTTCGACGAGTACACGTCGGACCCGGCCAAGCCTGTTCCGTATCTGCCTCGGCCGGTTTCCGGCGAGAAGTGGCGGACGTGGCTGGTGGAGGATCAGCGATTCGTTGATGGACGACCCGACGTGCTGACGTATATGACGGAGCCGCTGAAGGTACCGCTTCGGGTGAGCGGGACGCCGGTGGTCAACCTATACGCCTCAACCAGCGGGACGGACAGCGACTGGGTGGTGAAGGTGATCGACGTCTACCCGGAGGGTCAGGAGAACTCCGCGATGGATGGCTATGAGCTTCCTGTCTCGATGGACATCTTTCGCGGGCGGTATCGGACGAGCTTCGAGCATCCTGAGGCGATGAAGCCCGATCAACCGGAGCTGTACAAGTTCGACCTGCCGCAGGTGAACCACATCTTCCAGCCGGGCCATCGGATGATGGTGCAGGTGCAGTCAACGCTGTTCCCGTTGTATGACCGCAATCCGCAGAGCTTTGTGCCGAATATCTTCGATGCGAAGGCGGGGGACTATCAAAAGGCGAAGCAGCGGGTCTGGCATGCAGCGGGGACGGCCAGCTTTATCAGCATGCCGGTGGCGCCTTAG
- a CDS encoding glycoside hydrolase family 13 protein gives MPKDTATMTMMNGYQPTWWKEAVVYQVYPRSFKDSNGDGIGDLKGITSKLDYIRGLGVNVIWLSPHFDSPNADNGYDIRDYRKVMTEFGTMADFDAMLAGIKQRHMRLIIDLVVNHTSDEHRWFEESKKSKDNPYRDYYLWRPAKNGVEGQPPNNYTSFFSGSAWKYDPTTKEYYLHYFAEKQPDLNWDNPKVRNEVYGLMRFWLDKGVDGFRMDVIPFISKDQSFPDLPAGVLKEDVYAAGPHLHDYLQEMNREVLSKYDVMTVGEALGISLAQTPTIVDDRRHELNMVFQFDIGRIDKTDGTWHPYKLQDMKAIYRKFDEGLDKHSWNTVYLSNHDSPRVVSRFGDDSPEYRVASAKLLATLLLTQKGTPFMYQGDELGMTDFPFTDIKQFDDIEVKNAYKSMVLTHKTAEDVFIANLRHTSRDNARTPMQWDNSPEGGFSSNSKPWLAVNPNYATINAKQELDDPRSVYHYFQEMIALRHSDPALVYGDYKDLDPQNADVFAYTRVMGTKRYLVVMNFSTKPIAYTVPDGIKAGHLAISNINATEENTSTLNLKGWEARVYTY, from the coding sequence ATGCCGAAAGACACAGCAACCATGACAATGATGAATGGCTACCAGCCGACGTGGTGGAAGGAGGCGGTGGTCTACCAGGTATATCCGCGCTCGTTTAAAGACTCGAACGGCGACGGGATAGGTGACCTCAAGGGAATTACGTCCAAGCTGGACTACATCCGAGGGCTGGGTGTGAATGTCATCTGGCTTAGTCCGCACTTCGACTCGCCGAATGCTGACAATGGATATGACATCCGCGACTACCGCAAGGTGATGACGGAGTTTGGCACCATGGCAGACTTCGACGCGATGCTGGCTGGCATCAAGCAGCGGCACATGCGCTTGATCATCGATCTGGTCGTAAACCATACGTCGGACGAACATCGGTGGTTTGAAGAGAGTAAGAAGTCGAAGGACAATCCGTACCGCGATTACTATCTCTGGCGTCCTGCGAAGAATGGTGTTGAAGGTCAGCCACCGAATAACTACACGTCCTTCTTTTCTGGCTCTGCATGGAAGTATGACCCAACTACTAAGGAATACTACCTTCACTATTTCGCAGAGAAGCAGCCCGATCTGAACTGGGATAATCCTAAGGTTCGGAACGAGGTGTATGGGTTGATGAGGTTCTGGCTGGATAAGGGTGTGGATGGGTTTCGGATGGATGTTATTCCGTTTATATCGAAGGATCAGAGCTTTCCGGACCTGCCTGCTGGTGTGCTGAAGGAAGATGTCTATGCTGCTGGGCCTCATCTGCATGACTACCTGCAGGAGATGAATCGCGAGGTGCTTTCTAAGTACGATGTAATGACTGTAGGTGAGGCGCTCGGTATCTCGCTGGCGCAGACGCCGACGATTGTTGACGACCGTCGTCATGAATTAAATATGGTCTTCCAGTTCGATATCGGGCGTATCGATAAGACAGATGGTACGTGGCATCCCTATAAGTTGCAGGATATGAAGGCTATTTACCGGAAGTTCGATGAGGGTCTCGATAAGCATAGCTGGAACACGGTGTATCTCTCGAATCACGATAGTCCTCGAGTAGTTTCTCGCTTTGGCGACGACTCGCCGGAGTATCGAGTTGCTTCTGCAAAGCTGCTGGCTACGCTGCTGCTGACGCAGAAGGGAACGCCATTTATGTACCAGGGCGACGAGTTAGGTATGACAGACTTTCCATTTACCGATATTAAGCAGTTCGACGACATCGAGGTCAAAAATGCCTATAAGTCGATGGTGCTGACGCATAAGACGGCCGAGGATGTTTTTATTGCGAATCTTCGGCATACGAGCCGTGATAATGCGCGAACTCCCATGCAGTGGGATAACTCCCCTGAGGGTGGATTTAGCAGCAACTCAAAGCCATGGCTTGCAGTAAATCCTAACTACGCGACGATCAATGCAAAGCAGGAGTTAGACGATCCACGTTCTGTGTATCACTATTTCCAAGAGATGATTGCTCTGCGTCACAGTGACCCGGCTTTGGTATATGGAGACTATAAGGACCTTGATCCGCAAAATGCTGATGTATTTGCATATACAAGGGTGATGGGTACTAAGCGCTATTTAGTCGTTATGAATTTTTCTACCAAGCCAATTGCTTATACGGTTCCTGATGGTATCAAGGCTGGGCATCTTGCGATCTCTAATATCAATGCGACCGAAGAAAATACCTCGACCCTAAACCTTAAGGGCTGGGAAGCCCGCGTTTATACCTACTAA
- a CDS encoding L,D-transpeptidase family protein has protein sequence MKKVKIRSTGTALALALLICATGCRSRHGTPGTVEHKPNTPDYASNLQPLVASSTLPALKWPNYSDYQPLVQKFYNDRGFELAWTRDGKPTAQATAFIQAIQDADKKGLNPEDYDASRWSDRIQQLNGKPAEAIANFDVAMTISVMRYISDLHVGRVSPLHFNSEIDTQSKKYDLPQFLTEKAVDSSDVPALLTSVEPDSDLYRQTEQALVHYLDLAKQQGTPEPLPDVSKALSVKQPYPAAAQLWQRLQLEGDAPSDGEAPTNYSQALSDAVKNYQHRHGIAEDGKLTPATLKSINVPLSARVTSLQDSLERWRWLPDPYLNPSLMVNLPEFLLRGFNDQHHMDFTMKVVDGKVKGDHETPVFTHMMKYLIFRPYWNVPVSIAKKELVPHMNARPGYLEAKNYEVTDNKGKVLTEYTTHQVEHSMVQVREKPGPGNSLGLVKFMFPNQYDIYLHSTPETFLFARTRRDYSHGCVRVQHPDDLAAWVLNGQQGPGNEEWDLQKVQDAMNTGKDNNQVNLKKQLPVVIFYLTAFPAEDGQIHFFDDIYMYDQQLNDALAKGMPYPQKPEPITPKTKPGDTV, from the coding sequence ATGAAGAAGGTAAAAATCCGCTCCACCGGCACCGCCCTCGCCCTCGCGTTGCTCATCTGCGCGACCGGCTGCCGCAGCCGCCACGGTACCCCCGGCACCGTCGAACACAAGCCCAACACCCCGGACTACGCCTCCAACCTCCAGCCGCTCGTCGCCTCCTCAACGCTGCCCGCGCTCAAGTGGCCCAACTACAGCGACTATCAGCCCCTCGTGCAGAAGTTCTACAACGACCGCGGCTTCGAGCTCGCCTGGACCCGCGACGGCAAGCCCACCGCCCAGGCCACCGCCTTCATCCAGGCCATTCAGGATGCCGACAAAAAGGGCCTCAACCCCGAGGACTACGACGCCTCCCGCTGGTCCGACCGCATCCAGCAGCTCAACGGCAAGCCTGCCGAAGCGATCGCGAACTTCGACGTAGCCATGACCATCTCCGTCATGCGCTACATCTCAGACCTCCACGTCGGCCGCGTCAGCCCCCTCCACTTCAACTCCGAGATCGATACCCAGTCGAAGAAGTACGACCTGCCCCAGTTCCTCACCGAGAAGGCCGTCGACTCGTCCGACGTCCCCGCACTCCTCACCTCCGTCGAGCCCGACTCCGACCTCTACCGTCAGACCGAACAGGCCCTCGTCCACTACCTGGACCTCGCCAAACAGCAGGGCACCCCGGAGCCCCTGCCCGACGTCTCCAAGGCCCTCAGCGTCAAGCAGCCCTACCCGGCCGCGGCCCAGCTCTGGCAGCGCCTCCAGCTTGAAGGGGACGCCCCGTCCGATGGCGAAGCGCCAACCAACTACTCACAAGCCCTCTCCGATGCCGTCAAGAACTACCAGCATCGCCACGGTATCGCCGAAGACGGCAAGCTTACCCCCGCCACCCTCAAGAGCATCAACGTCCCGCTCTCCGCCCGCGTCACCAGCCTGCAGGATTCCCTCGAGCGCTGGCGCTGGCTCCCCGACCCCTACCTCAATCCAAGCCTCATGGTGAACCTCCCCGAGTTCCTCCTGCGCGGCTTCAATGACCAGCACCACATGGACTTCACCATGAAGGTCGTCGACGGCAAGGTCAAGGGCGACCACGAAACCCCCGTCTTCACCCACATGATGAAGTACCTCATCTTCCGCCCCTACTGGAACGTCCCAGTCTCGATCGCGAAGAAAGAACTCGTCCCGCACATGAACGCCAGGCCCGGCTACCTCGAAGCCAAGAACTACGAGGTCACCGACAACAAGGGTAAGGTCCTCACCGAGTACACCACCCACCAGGTCGAGCACTCCATGGTCCAGGTCCGCGAGAAGCCCGGCCCCGGCAACTCCCTTGGCCTCGTCAAGTTCATGTTCCCGAACCAGTACGACATCTACCTCCACTCCACACCCGAGACCTTCCTCTTCGCCCGCACCCGCCGCGACTACAGCCACGGCTGCGTCCGCGTCCAGCATCCCGACGATCTAGCCGCCTGGGTCCTCAACGGCCAGCAGGGTCCCGGCAACGAAGAGTGGGACCTGCAAAAGGTTCAGGACGCCATGAACACCGGCAAGGACAACAACCAGGTCAACCTGAAGAAGCAGCTTCCCGTCGTCATCTTCTACCTGACCGCCTTCCCCGCCGAGGACGGCCAGATCCACTTCTTCGACGACATCTACATGTACGACCAGCAACTCAACGACGCCCTCGCCAAAGGCATGCCCTACCCCCAGAAACCCGAGCCCATCACCCCCAAAACCAAGCCCGGCGACACCGTCTAG
- a CDS encoding LysM peptidoglycan-binding domain-containing protein, with translation MSQTLPKFSRYRVRRGDSLWKISVHAYGRGDLWQGISEANHLKRGRPILAGMDLVIPTARQSIHKTLHGTVTAPQPSAPQHPTALEHPAPTTPPIPAQHAPSNTLPASTKSGPFQPARPVLFPQFKYEVNRVVADETIGNINYKLSFVGELTVQKEGVITGGLTFTKEGIEGEYKKEADGALTGLFSKPGWKIAGDGKSAEISMTIGSTFKSGDQVLASSETSVIPPSTIKYTNKGRECKIVRGGFEFAGVLGYEFLVTARVSPKEPEPHPVHVTHWVKVAGVGLVVLAGVIVVADIAKDIGTLGAGTVESPLSFAAAAEALGQGMALLRAAAPVAGAAAPMLRYAH, from the coding sequence ATGAGCCAGACCCTTCCGAAGTTCTCCCGCTACCGCGTCCGTCGCGGTGACAGCCTCTGGAAGATCTCCGTGCACGCCTATGGCCGCGGCGATCTCTGGCAGGGCATCAGCGAGGCCAACCACCTCAAGCGTGGTCGCCCCATCCTTGCCGGCATGGACCTGGTCATTCCCACCGCCCGCCAGAGTATCCACAAAACCCTCCACGGAACCGTTACGGCACCACAGCCATCCGCACCACAGCATCCAACAGCGCTCGAGCATCCAGCCCCCACGACGCCGCCCATCCCGGCCCAGCATGCGCCCTCCAACACCTTGCCAGCCTCCACAAAGAGCGGCCCCTTCCAACCCGCTCGGCCCGTATTGTTCCCGCAGTTCAAATACGAGGTAAATCGCGTAGTCGCTGACGAGACCATCGGTAACATTAACTACAAACTTAGCTTCGTCGGCGAACTAACGGTGCAGAAGGAGGGCGTCATCACAGGTGGATTGACGTTCACCAAGGAAGGGATCGAGGGCGAGTACAAGAAAGAGGCTGACGGAGCCCTGACAGGACTCTTCTCCAAGCCAGGCTGGAAGATCGCAGGTGATGGTAAAAGCGCCGAGATCTCGATGACCATCGGATCGACCTTCAAGTCAGGCGACCAGGTTCTCGCTAGCTCCGAAACCTCGGTCATCCCTCCGAGCACCATCAAATACACAAATAAGGGCCGTGAGTGCAAAATCGTCCGCGGGGGCTTCGAGTTTGCGGGCGTACTCGGCTACGAATTTCTCGTGACCGCCCGCGTGAGCCCTAAAGAGCCTGAGCCTCACCCGGTTCATGTAACCCACTGGGTCAAGGTAGCCGGAGTAGGCCTTGTTGTCCTTGCTGGGGTCATCGTCGTCGCCGACATCGCGAAAGACATCGGCACTCTCGGAGCAGGAACCGTTGAGAGTCCACTCTCGTTTGCAGCAGCAGCAGAAGCGCTTGGTCAGGGAATGGCTCTCCTCCGTGCAGCAGCACCGGTTGCTGGTGCTGCTGCCCCCATGCTCCGCTATGCTCACTAA